The following proteins come from a genomic window of Acuticoccus sediminis:
- a CDS encoding extensin family protein yields the protein MPEPPAPKPLSASAIEAAHALALTTNPARPGGSAALGFAPADVAPPLPILKSTVVPAAAHRALPEAKAPEKAPDKAPEKAPEKAPEETANLAEEIDDQSNPGIPRPKPEKRQVAARTAPSASRPRTQARVNTSIRAGQLDPGEGKACEALLSKRVSFKVEPTFQENSCGAPRPLAVSLVEGVSLSTTATLRCPVATALADWTRTVVNPAAKKHFRQEISSYLIGPSYACRRRRNGTATTRLSEHAFANAIDIAGFKLKDGTVVMVEPDHRGAEKAFQAEVREGACGVFKTVLGPRTVAYHDDHLHLDSAPRGNGSVYCR from the coding sequence GTGCCGGAGCCCCCGGCACCGAAGCCGTTGTCCGCGAGCGCGATCGAGGCGGCCCACGCGCTGGCGCTGACGACAAATCCGGCCCGCCCGGGCGGCAGCGCGGCACTGGGCTTCGCCCCGGCGGACGTCGCGCCGCCGCTGCCGATCCTGAAATCCACCGTCGTCCCGGCAGCCGCGCACCGGGCCCTGCCCGAAGCCAAGGCCCCCGAAAAGGCTCCCGACAAGGCTCCTGAAAAGGCTCCTGAAAAGGCTCCCGAAGAGACCGCCAATCTCGCCGAGGAGATCGACGACCAGTCCAATCCCGGCATCCCCCGCCCCAAACCCGAGAAGCGGCAGGTCGCGGCAAGGACCGCTCCCTCGGCGTCGCGCCCCAGGACCCAGGCGCGAGTCAACACCAGCATCCGCGCCGGCCAGCTCGACCCGGGCGAGGGCAAGGCCTGCGAGGCGCTGCTGTCGAAACGCGTGTCGTTCAAGGTCGAGCCGACGTTCCAGGAGAATTCATGCGGCGCGCCGCGGCCGCTCGCGGTGTCCCTCGTCGAGGGCGTGTCGCTGTCGACGACGGCGACCCTGCGCTGCCCCGTCGCGACGGCGCTGGCGGACTGGACCAGGACGGTTGTGAACCCGGCCGCGAAGAAGCACTTCCGGCAGGAGATCTCCAGCTATCTGATCGGCCCCAGCTACGCCTGCAGGCGGCGCCGCAACGGCACCGCGACGACGCGGCTCTCCGAGCACGCCTTCGCCAACGCCATCGACATCGCCGGCTTCAAGCTGAAGGACGGAACCGTGGTGATGGTCGAGCCCGACCACCGCGGCGCCGAGAAGGCGTTCCAGGCGGAGGTGCGCGAAGGAGCGTGCGGCGTCTTCAAGACCGTGCTCGGCCCGCGCACGGTCGCCTACCACGACGACCACCTGCACCTCGATTCGGCGCCGCGCGGGAACGGCTCGGTCTACTGCCGCTGA
- a CDS encoding sarcosine oxidase subunit gamma: MDEPVKTMSTTVEALPARARFSLRATEADAAAAGEALAVPLGATIGEIAVAGDRRSLRLGPDEWVVVAPLEDAAPMAGAFAASGIAGSLVEISNREVSFAVSGPAAEDLLAHGCPRDLSRMAPGRGARTVFDGLSVVLWHVEDGFEVDVWRSYAPFLEALLTAAQRELAVTV; encoded by the coding sequence ATGGATGAGCCGGTGAAGACCATGAGCACGACGGTCGAGGCCCTGCCGGCGCGCGCGCGCTTCAGCCTGCGCGCCACCGAGGCGGACGCGGCCGCGGCGGGCGAGGCGCTGGCGGTGCCGCTGGGCGCGACCATCGGCGAGATCGCCGTCGCGGGCGACCGCCGCTCGCTGCGGCTGGGACCGGACGAGTGGGTCGTCGTCGCGCCGCTGGAGGACGCCGCGCCGATGGCCGGCGCCTTCGCCGCGTCCGGGATCGCCGGCAGCCTCGTCGAGATCAGCAACCGCGAGGTCTCGTTCGCGGTGTCGGGCCCCGCGGCGGAGGACCTCCTCGCCCACGGATGCCCGCGGGACCTCTCGAGGATGGCCCCCGGTCGCGGTGCCCGCACGGTGTTCGACGGGCTCAGCGTCGTGCTGTGGCACGTCGAGGACGGCTTCGAGGTCGACGTCTGGCGCTCCTACGCCCCGTTCCTCGAGGCGCTGCTGACGGCAGCCCAGCGCGAGCTCGCCGTTACCGTTTAA
- a CDS encoding sarcosine oxidase subunit alpha family protein: MTDATLSGTSFETASYDHVAPAPFRVAGRGRINDVRAVRFTFDGREIVAAEGDTVASALLAHGIHLVGRSFKYHRPRGVVTAGSEEPNALINVSRGPGRAEPNTRATMQEAVPGLKVESQNRWPSLAFDVGAVNDRLSRVLGAGFYYKTFKWPRSFWDSVYEPVIRAAAGLGRAPASDDPDHYAARYAYCDVLVVGAGPAGIAAALQAARAGGRVILADEGSEPGGSLLSTPGARIDGAPAWAFLRQSLATLAEAGVRILPRTTAIAYDHENMVGLVERVTDHLAVRPEGAPRERLWRVRATRVVLAQGAIEKPLVFDGNDRPGVMLAGAAQTYLNRYGVAIGRRVAVATSHDSAWYAAFDLADAGVEIAVIADTRADVAEDLRDAASGRGIRIALSSVPVATQGAKRVKAVWIAERRGSRVGEANIVRCDAVLMSGGWTPAVSLFSHTKGKLAWDAASGRFLPDTSPEACLVAGAGAGVWGLAEALSSGADAGAAATGTDAAPARFAVTHDHAGTGAPEGALPSDHYARKAFVDFQNDVTAKDIRLAVKEGMRSIEHIKRYTTTGMATDQGKLSNINGLMIAAEALGRTPPEVGLTTFRPPYTPTTFGALAGPRRGATFEVERKTPIDPWATAHGAVFEAVSLWRRARYFPEGVETMDEAVARECRKTRQTAGIFDASTLGKIEVVGPDAAEFLNRMYTNPMLKLGVGKCRYALMLGDDGFIRDDGIIARIAEDRFHVTTTTGGAPRVLATMEDYLQTEWPDLRVWLTSTTEEWATIAVNGPKAREIIAPYVTGLDISAEAFPHMSVAACTFAGVPCRLFRVSFTGELGFEVNVGAAHGLEVWERIVGSGRAHGACVYGTETMHVLRAEKGYIIVGQETDGTVTPHDAGLSWAIGKTKPDFVGMRALTRPDMLKDDRKQLVGLLTEDPDVVLEEGAQIVADPAEPLPMTMLGHVTSSYRSATLGRSIALAVVSGGAARTGETLYVPMPGGTVAATVTGTVFFDAEGARLNG, encoded by the coding sequence ATGACCGACGCCACCCTCTCCGGCACCTCGTTCGAGACCGCGAGCTACGATCACGTCGCGCCGGCCCCCTTCCGCGTCGCCGGCAGGGGCCGCATCAATGACGTTCGCGCTGTGCGCTTCACCTTCGATGGACGCGAGATCGTCGCCGCCGAGGGCGACACCGTCGCCTCGGCGCTGCTGGCGCACGGCATCCACCTCGTCGGGCGCTCGTTCAAGTACCACCGCCCGCGCGGCGTGGTGACAGCCGGCTCCGAAGAGCCCAACGCGCTGATCAACGTGTCGCGCGGCCCCGGCCGGGCCGAGCCGAACACGCGCGCCACCATGCAGGAGGCCGTCCCGGGGCTGAAGGTCGAGAGCCAGAACCGCTGGCCCTCGCTCGCGTTCGACGTCGGCGCGGTGAACGACCGCCTCTCGCGCGTCCTCGGCGCAGGCTTCTACTACAAGACCTTCAAGTGGCCGCGCTCCTTCTGGGACAGCGTCTACGAACCGGTGATCCGCGCCGCCGCCGGTCTCGGCCGCGCGCCGGCCAGCGACGATCCCGACCACTACGCCGCGCGCTACGCCTACTGCGACGTGCTCGTGGTGGGCGCGGGGCCGGCCGGCATCGCCGCGGCGCTGCAGGCGGCCCGGGCGGGCGGCCGCGTGATCCTCGCCGACGAAGGCAGCGAGCCGGGCGGGAGCCTCCTCTCGACACCCGGCGCCCGGATCGACGGCGCGCCGGCATGGGCGTTCCTGCGCCAGTCGCTCGCCACGCTTGCCGAGGCGGGGGTCCGGATCCTGCCGCGCACCACCGCCATCGCCTACGACCACGAGAACATGGTCGGCCTCGTCGAGCGGGTGACGGACCACCTCGCCGTGCGCCCCGAGGGTGCCCCGCGCGAGCGTCTGTGGCGCGTTCGCGCGACCCGCGTCGTCCTCGCCCAGGGCGCGATCGAAAAGCCGCTGGTGTTCGACGGCAACGACCGGCCGGGCGTGATGCTCGCCGGCGCCGCGCAGACCTACCTCAACCGCTACGGCGTCGCCATCGGGCGTCGCGTCGCGGTCGCGACCTCGCACGACAGCGCCTGGTACGCCGCCTTCGACCTCGCGGACGCGGGCGTCGAGATCGCCGTCATCGCCGACACGCGCGCCGACGTCGCGGAGGATCTGCGCGACGCCGCCTCCGGCCGCGGCATCAGGATCGCGCTCTCCAGCGTTCCCGTCGCCACGCAGGGCGCCAAGCGGGTCAAGGCCGTGTGGATCGCCGAGCGCCGCGGCAGCCGCGTGGGCGAGGCGAACATCGTGCGCTGCGACGCGGTGCTGATGTCCGGCGGATGGACCCCGGCGGTCAGCCTCTTCTCCCACACCAAGGGCAAGCTCGCCTGGGACGCCGCGTCGGGCCGCTTCCTGCCGGACACCTCGCCCGAGGCCTGCCTCGTCGCGGGCGCGGGCGCGGGCGTGTGGGGCCTCGCCGAGGCGCTTTCGAGCGGCGCCGACGCGGGCGCCGCGGCCACCGGGACGGACGCCGCCCCGGCGCGGTTCGCCGTCACCCACGACCACGCCGGAACGGGCGCGCCCGAAGGTGCCCTCCCCTCCGACCACTACGCCCGCAAGGCCTTCGTCGACTTCCAGAACGACGTGACCGCCAAGGACATCCGCCTGGCGGTCAAGGAGGGCATGCGCTCGATCGAGCACATCAAGCGCTACACCACGACCGGCATGGCCACCGACCAGGGCAAGCTCTCCAACATCAACGGCCTGATGATCGCCGCGGAGGCCCTCGGCAGGACGCCGCCGGAGGTGGGTCTCACCACCTTCCGCCCGCCCTACACGCCGACCACCTTCGGCGCCCTCGCCGGCCCCCGCCGCGGCGCCACGTTCGAGGTGGAGCGCAAGACGCCCATCGACCCGTGGGCCACCGCGCACGGGGCAGTGTTCGAGGCGGTCTCGCTGTGGCGCCGGGCGCGCTACTTCCCCGAGGGCGTCGAGACCATGGACGAGGCGGTCGCGCGCGAGTGCCGCAAGACGCGCCAGACGGCGGGCATCTTCGACGCGTCCACGCTGGGCAAGATCGAGGTGGTCGGGCCGGACGCCGCCGAGTTCCTGAACCGCATGTACACGAACCCGATGCTGAAGCTCGGCGTCGGCAAGTGCCGCTACGCGCTGATGCTGGGCGACGACGGGTTCATCCGCGACGACGGCATCATCGCCCGCATCGCCGAGGACCGCTTCCACGTCACCACGACGACCGGCGGCGCGCCGCGCGTCCTCGCCACGATGGAGGACTACCTCCAGACCGAGTGGCCGGATCTCAGGGTCTGGCTGACGTCGACGACGGAGGAATGGGCCACCATCGCCGTCAACGGCCCGAAGGCGCGCGAGATCATCGCGCCCTATGTGACCGGCCTCGACATCTCCGCCGAGGCGTTCCCGCATATGTCGGTCGCCGCGTGCACCTTCGCGGGCGTCCCCTGCCGCCTCTTCCGCGTCAGCTTCACCGGGGAGCTGGGGTTCGAGGTGAACGTCGGCGCGGCGCACGGGCTCGAGGTCTGGGAGAGGATCGTCGGGTCCGGCCGGGCGCATGGTGCCTGCGTCTACGGCACCGAGACGATGCACGTCCTGCGCGCCGAGAAGGGCTACATCATCGTCGGCCAGGAGACGGACGGCACCGTCACGCCGCACGACGCGGGCCTCTCCTGGGCGATCGGCAAGACCAAGCCGGACTTCGTCGGCATGCGCGCGCTGACGCGGCCGGACATGCTGAAGGACGACCGCAAGCAGCTCGTCGGCCTGCTGACCGAGGACCCGGACGTCGTTCTGGAGGAAGGGGCGCAGATCGTCGCCGACCCGGCCGAGCCGCTGCCCATGACGATGCTCGGCCACGTCACGTCGTCGTACCGGAGCGCGACGCTCGGCCGGTCGATCGCGCTCGCGGTCGTGTCGGGCGGCGCGGCCCGGACGGGCGAGACCCTCTACGTTCCGATGCCCGGCGGGACCGTCGCCGCGACGGTGACCGGGACCGTGTTTTTCGACGCCGAAGGAGCGCGCCTCAATGGATGA
- a CDS encoding sarcosine oxidase subunit delta: protein MLLIHCPYCDETLPEAEFTYAGEAHIVRPDPSVSDETWRDFLYIRSNPKGPHAERWRHAHGCARYFNAIRDTVSDRVLVTYKAGEPRPAIAGEHGQ, encoded by the coding sequence ATGCTCCTCATCCACTGCCCCTACTGCGACGAGACGCTCCCCGAGGCGGAGTTCACCTACGCGGGCGAAGCGCACATCGTGCGGCCCGATCCGTCCGTCTCGGACGAGACGTGGCGCGACTTCCTCTATATCCGCTCCAACCCGAAGGGACCGCACGCCGAGCGCTGGCGGCACGCCCACGGCTGCGCGCGGTACTTCAACGCCATTCGCGACACGGTGAGCGATCGCGTCCTCGTCACCTACAAGGCCGGCGAGCCCCGGCCGGCGATCGCCGGGGAGCACGGACAATGA
- a CDS encoding sarcosine oxidase subunit beta family protein — translation MTYFSALELLKSAVTGDRHWTAQWPEAEPKAEYDVVIVGAGGHGLGCAHYLAKEHGITNVAVIDKGWLGGGNTGRNTTIIRSNYLYDESARLYDHAVDLWEGLSQDLNYNVMFSRRGCMMLAHTVHDVQSFKRHIHSNRLNGVDNRWITREEAKAICPPLNIRPDARYPVVGAAWQGRAGTARHDAVAWGYARSASSRGVDIIQNCPVTAIRRGPDGRVAGVETAKGFIRAKKVAVSAAGHTSVLMDTAGVRMPLESYPLQALVSEPVKPIFPCVVMSNTVHAYISQSDKGELVIGSGTDQYTSYSQRGGLALIEHTLAAIVEMFPQFSRMRMLRLWGGIVDVTPDRSPIIGKTPVPGLFVNCGWGTGGFKATPGSAHLLAHTVATGEPHPINAPFTLERFTTGRLIDEAAAAAVAH, via the coding sequence ATGACCTATTTCTCCGCCTTAGAACTCCTCAAAAGCGCCGTCACCGGCGACCGCCACTGGACCGCCCAGTGGCCGGAAGCCGAGCCCAAAGCCGAATACGACGTCGTCATCGTCGGCGCCGGCGGCCACGGCCTCGGCTGCGCGCACTACCTCGCCAAGGAGCACGGGATCACCAACGTCGCGGTGATCGACAAGGGCTGGCTCGGCGGCGGCAACACCGGCCGCAACACCACCATCATCCGCTCAAACTACCTCTACGACGAGTCCGCCCGGCTCTACGACCACGCCGTGGACCTGTGGGAGGGCCTCTCGCAGGACCTCAACTACAACGTCATGTTCTCTCGGCGCGGCTGCATGATGCTCGCCCACACCGTCCACGACGTGCAGTCCTTCAAGCGGCACATCCATTCCAACCGCCTCAACGGCGTCGACAACCGCTGGATCACCAGGGAAGAGGCGAAGGCGATCTGCCCGCCGCTGAACATCCGGCCCGACGCGCGCTACCCGGTGGTGGGCGCCGCCTGGCAGGGCCGCGCCGGCACCGCGCGGCACGACGCGGTCGCCTGGGGCTATGCCCGCTCCGCCTCCTCGCGCGGCGTCGACATCATCCAGAACTGCCCCGTCACGGCGATCCGCCGCGGGCCGGACGGGCGGGTCGCGGGCGTCGAGACGGCGAAGGGCTTCATCAGGGCGAAGAAGGTCGCCGTTTCGGCCGCCGGCCACACCTCGGTGCTGATGGACACCGCCGGGGTGCGCATGCCGCTGGAATCCTACCCGCTGCAGGCGCTGGTATCGGAGCCGGTGAAGCCGATCTTCCCGTGCGTCGTCATGTCGAACACCGTGCACGCCTACATCTCCCAGTCCGACAAGGGCGAACTGGTGATCGGCTCGGGCACGGACCAGTACACGTCCTACTCCCAGCGCGGCGGCCTCGCCCTCATCGAGCACACGCTGGCGGCGATCGTGGAGATGTTCCCGCAGTTCTCGCGCATGCGGATGCTGCGGCTCTGGGGCGGCATCGTCGACGTGACGCCGGACCGCTCGCCCATCATCGGCAAGACGCCGGTCCCGGGACTCTTCGTGAACTGCGGCTGGGGCACCGGCGGGTTCAAGGCGACGCCCGGCTCGGCGCACCTCCTCGCGCACACGGTCGCGACCGGCGAGCCGCACCCGATCAACGCCCCGTTCACCCTGGAACGCTTCACCACCGGCCGCCTCATCGACGAGGCCGCCGCCGCCGCCGTCGCGCACTGA
- a CDS encoding GlxA family transcriptional regulator: MTQPRLSVGFLLTRRFTLCAFANFVDVLRLAADEGDRSRPILCRWSILSATMEPVRSSCGLAVQPDARLGDPTRFDYIVVVGGLIDEMDRLDAASVAFLRHAAGAGVPLVGLCTGAFVLHEAGLMQGYRCCVSWFHRNDFLERFDGLEPVADRIFVVDRDRLTCSGGVSAAHLAAYLVDKHVGRAPARKSLSIMIIDEVLSPDRPQPSVTDDLYTVDPLVRRALGLMRETMAAPLPVTLMADRLGVSRRRLERHFQKTLGLTPHEAARKVRLGQAKQLLASTERSVTDIAAETGFCDASHLIRVFRAEEATTPEAWRRQAVASC, encoded by the coding sequence ATGACGCAGCCCCGCCTCTCGGTCGGCTTCCTGCTGACGCGCCGCTTCACCTTGTGCGCCTTCGCCAACTTCGTCGACGTGCTGCGCCTCGCCGCAGACGAGGGGGACCGCTCCCGCCCGATCCTGTGCCGCTGGTCGATTCTGTCGGCGACGATGGAGCCGGTCCGGTCCTCCTGCGGCCTCGCCGTGCAGCCGGACGCCAGGCTCGGCGACCCGACGCGGTTCGACTACATCGTCGTGGTCGGCGGGCTGATCGACGAGATGGACCGGCTCGACGCCGCGTCGGTCGCCTTCCTGCGGCACGCGGCCGGGGCGGGGGTGCCGCTGGTGGGGCTCTGCACCGGGGCCTTCGTGCTGCACGAGGCGGGGCTGATGCAGGGCTACCGCTGCTGCGTGTCCTGGTTCCACCGCAACGACTTCCTGGAGCGGTTCGACGGGCTGGAGCCGGTGGCCGACCGCATCTTCGTGGTCGACCGGGACCGGCTGACCTGCTCCGGCGGGGTCTCGGCGGCGCACCTCGCGGCCTATCTGGTGGACAAGCACGTCGGCCGGGCGCCGGCGCGAAAGTCGCTCTCCATCATGATCATCGACGAGGTGCTGTCGCCGGACCGGCCGCAGCCGTCCGTGACGGACGACCTCTACACCGTCGACCCGCTGGTGCGGCGCGCGCTGGGGCTGATGCGCGAGACGATGGCGGCGCCGCTGCCGGTCACGCTGATGGCCGACCGGCTCGGCGTGTCCCGCCGGCGCCTCGAGCGGCACTTCCAGAAGACGCTCGGCCTGACGCCGCACGAGGCGGCGCGCAAGGTGCGCCTCGGCCAGGCCAAGCAGCTCCTCGCCTCGACCGAGCGGTCCGTCACCGACATCGCCGCCGAAACCGGCTTCTGCGACGCCTCCCATCTCATCCGCGTCTTCCGCGCCGAGGAGGCGACGACGCCGGAGGCGTGGCGCCGGCAGGCGGTGGCGAGCTGCTGA
- a CDS encoding LysR substrate-binding domain-containing protein, with protein MSRLRRSVPSLGALAAFEAAARLEGFTKAAGELGVTQAAISRQIRALETDLGKPLFVRGNRQVELTAAGRLLAEAVSESFTRMAAAIDEIREGRDVSTLTVSTSLAFSHFWLLPRLPSFRVAHPDVKLSVLSSDYAVDLRLGEADVAIRYGKPPFRDGYSVACLEEIAYPVASPSLVEALPDRVDKELLTTLPLIEAEPRERQWLSWPKWFSLAGIDATPRRGVMTFNHYSDAVYAAITGEGVIVGWHQLLQRPLTDGRLTRIGTTSVKTEEGHHVVVASDKLDHTPVDAFVDWITAGFESCA; from the coding sequence ATGTCACGGTTGAGGCGCAGCGTTCCCTCGCTCGGCGCCCTGGCGGCGTTCGAAGCCGCCGCGCGTCTCGAGGGGTTCACCAAGGCGGCCGGCGAACTGGGCGTGACACAAGCGGCCATCTCCCGCCAAATCAGGGCCTTGGAGACCGATCTCGGCAAGCCGCTCTTCGTGCGCGGCAACCGTCAGGTGGAGCTGACCGCGGCCGGCCGTCTCCTCGCCGAGGCTGTCTCCGAATCCTTTACGCGCATGGCCGCGGCCATCGACGAGATCCGCGAGGGGCGCGACGTCTCGACGCTGACGGTGTCGACCTCCCTCGCGTTCTCGCACTTCTGGCTGCTGCCACGCTTGCCGTCCTTCCGCGTGGCGCACCCGGACGTGAAGCTGTCGGTGCTCTCCTCCGACTATGCCGTCGACCTGCGGCTCGGCGAGGCGGACGTCGCCATCCGCTACGGCAAGCCCCCGTTCCGGGACGGCTACAGCGTCGCCTGCCTGGAGGAGATCGCCTACCCGGTCGCGAGCCCGTCGCTGGTGGAGGCGCTCCCGGACCGCGTCGACAAGGAGCTCCTCACCACCCTCCCCCTCATCGAGGCGGAGCCGCGCGAGCGGCAGTGGCTGAGCTGGCCCAAGTGGTTCTCCCTCGCCGGGATCGACGCGACACCCCGCCGCGGCGTGATGACGTTCAACCACTACTCCGACGCCGTCTACGCCGCGATCACCGGGGAAGGCGTGATCGTCGGCTGGCACCAGCTACTGCAGCGGCCGCTGACCGACGGGCGGCTGACCCGGATCGGCACCACCTCGGTCAAGACCGAGGAGGGCCACCACGTGGTGGTCGCGAGCGACAAGCTGGACCACACGCCGGTCGACGCCTTCGTCGACTGGATCACCGCCGGGTTCGAGAGCTGCGCCTGA
- a CDS encoding aromatic ring-hydroxylating oxygenase subunit alpha, producing MQQVVRPRRAVDPADDDLGALIAARRPGYSLPAALYTGAAAFEADISVVFHHHWIVVGVEADVPEPGDVYAVDIGPTPIILVRDDEGQIRAFHNVCSHRGAKIVPSGRAIVGKLVCPYHQWTYELTGELTGATHMGLDFDKALHHLQPVALRNIGGLIYVCLSNDPPEDIAAFEAIMGPRLAPYDLANTKIAYETDLIEEGNWKLTMENNRECYHCAGNHPELALSYYSTDLGFDPSELSDEEREQADWLSAQYAERTALWEACGLPSSTVNNVVGHPTQFRTQRLIIAGAGESQTLDTRAACRLPLSEEVATGSGDTHLWTVNGWNHFMGDHAVVFTVLPLGPDKSLLRTKWLVHKDAVEGEDYDLANLISVWVDTNREDADLVRIAHQGAMSAGYRPGPYSRFTERTLDEWSTWYVERMQAHGYGV from the coding sequence ATGCAGCAAGTCGTGCGTCCACGGCGGGCAGTAGACCCCGCCGACGATGACCTGGGTGCCCTGATCGCCGCACGGCGCCCCGGATATTCGCTGCCAGCCGCCCTGTACACCGGGGCGGCAGCCTTCGAGGCGGACATCAGCGTCGTGTTCCATCATCACTGGATCGTGGTCGGCGTCGAGGCCGATGTCCCCGAGCCCGGTGACGTCTACGCCGTGGATATCGGCCCCACACCGATCATCCTCGTGCGCGACGACGAGGGGCAGATTCGCGCCTTCCACAACGTGTGCAGCCACCGCGGGGCGAAGATCGTCCCGTCCGGCCGCGCCATCGTCGGCAAGCTGGTGTGCCCCTACCACCAGTGGACCTACGAGCTGACGGGCGAGCTCACCGGCGCGACCCACATGGGCCTCGACTTCGACAAGGCGCTCCATCACCTCCAGCCGGTCGCGCTTCGCAACATCGGCGGGCTCATCTACGTGTGCCTGTCGAACGATCCGCCGGAGGACATCGCCGCGTTCGAGGCGATCATGGGCCCGCGTCTCGCCCCCTACGATCTCGCGAACACGAAGATCGCCTACGAGACGGACCTCATCGAGGAGGGCAACTGGAAGCTCACGATGGAGAACAATCGTGAGTGCTACCACTGCGCCGGCAACCACCCGGAGCTCGCGCTCTCCTACTACTCCACTGACCTCGGCTTCGACCCGTCGGAGCTGTCGGACGAGGAGCGCGAGCAGGCCGACTGGCTCTCCGCGCAGTATGCCGAGCGCACCGCCCTCTGGGAGGCCTGCGGGCTGCCCTCGTCGACGGTGAACAACGTCGTCGGCCACCCGACCCAGTTCCGCACCCAGCGCCTCATCATCGCCGGCGCCGGCGAGTCGCAGACGCTCGACACCCGCGCCGCCTGCCGCCTGCCGCTGTCGGAAGAGGTCGCCACCGGCTCGGGCGACACGCACCTGTGGACGGTGAACGGCTGGAACCACTTCATGGGCGACCACGCGGTGGTCTTCACCGTGCTGCCGCTCGGTCCGGACAAGAGCCTCCTGCGCACCAAGTGGCTGGTCCACAAGGACGCCGTGGAGGGCGAGGACTACGACCTGGCCAACCTCATCTCGGTCTGGGTCGACACCAACCGGGAAGACGCCGACCTCGTGCGCATCGCCCACCAGGGCGCCATGTCGGCCGGTTATCGCCCCGGTCCCTATTCCCGCTTCACCGAACGTACCCTCGACGAGTGGTCGACCTGGTACGTCGAACGCATGCAGGCACACGGTTACGGGGTTTGA
- a CDS encoding hybrid-cluster NAD(P)-dependent oxidoreductase yields the protein MRCLAAWDETHDVRSFLLAPEDGGRIAYSPGQFITIRVPGPDGELVERCYTLSSSAAGERTATITVKRKEGGVLSGHLHATLTPGTVIEAFGPSGQFGPTKADDKYLLLSAGSGVTPMLSMVRTAVDLGIDLDAVFIHAARTEADIIAAHDLAALARRLPNLRIVTVASRANGAWDGERGRIDAHALARLVPDLAQRTVLCCGPEGFMKAMHEAALALGVPDSRYLEESFDFGEVDVDVPADGRLFRITFARSGKSFDCPENLTILQAAKLAGIPMASSCAKGVCGTCKCLKTSGSVDMNHGGGIRDREVARGFILPCSSRPQTDIVLDR from the coding sequence ATGCGTTGCCTCGCCGCCTGGGACGAGACGCACGACGTGCGCTCGTTCCTCCTCGCACCCGAGGACGGCGGGCGCATCGCCTATAGCCCCGGCCAGTTCATCACCATCCGCGTCCCGGGACCGGACGGCGAATTGGTGGAGCGCTGCTACACGCTGTCGTCCTCCGCCGCCGGGGAGCGCACCGCCACCATCACCGTGAAGAGGAAGGAGGGCGGCGTCCTCTCCGGCCATCTTCACGCGACGCTGACGCCGGGCACGGTGATCGAGGCGTTCGGCCCGTCCGGCCAGTTCGGCCCGACGAAGGCCGACGACAAGTATCTCCTGCTCTCGGCCGGCAGCGGCGTGACGCCGATGCTGTCGATGGTGCGCACCGCCGTCGACCTCGGCATCGACCTCGACGCCGTGTTCATCCACGCCGCGCGCACGGAGGCGGACATCATCGCCGCCCACGACCTCGCCGCCCTGGCACGGCGCCTGCCGAACCTGCGGATCGTCACGGTGGCGAGCCGCGCCAACGGGGCGTGGGACGGCGAACGGGGCCGCATCGACGCCCATGCGCTGGCGCGGCTGGTGCCGGACCTCGCGCAGCGGACGGTCCTGTGCTGCGGCCCCGAGGGGTTCATGAAGGCGATGCACGAGGCCGCGCTGGCGCTCGGCGTGCCGGACAGCCGCTACCTCGAGGAGTCGTTCGACTTCGGCGAGGTCGATGTCGACGTGCCGGCCGACGGTCGCCTCTTCCGCATCACCTTCGCCAGGTCCGGCAAGAGCTTCGACTGCCCGGAGAACCTCACCATCCTCCAGGCGGCGAAGCTGGCGGGCATCCCGATGGCCTCGTCCTGCGCCAAGGGCGTGTGCGGCACGTGCAAGTGCCTCAAGACCTCCGGCTCCGTGGACATGAACCACGGCGGGGGGATCCGCGACCGCGAGGTGGCGCGGGGCTTCATACTGCCCTGCTCAAGCCGTCCGCAAACTGATATCGTTCTAGACCGCTGA